Proteins from a genomic interval of Capsicum annuum cultivar UCD-10X-F1 chromosome 4, UCD10Xv1.1, whole genome shotgun sequence:
- the LOC107867568 gene encoding centromere-associated protein E has protein sequence MSRITKWKLEKNKVKVVFRLQFNATHIPQSGWDKLFISFSPADSGKTIAKTTKANVRNGTCKWADPIYETTRLLQDVKTKQFDEKLYKLVVAMGSSRSGILGEATINLAEYAEAAKPSSVPLPLQGCNAGTVLHVTVQLLTSKTGFREFEQQRELRERGLPSGYENKHDDSVTGKVLFSGETAHDHIDKVSSRVRFRPEAKELSSVEEEVELNEENTDLTAGFDGSSNTSESLYAEKHDSSSAHETDSQGLPSEKGNKSDSQAMAQNSSSVHGWASDCSVDNELAIAYEENNRLRASLELAESSIFELKLEVSSLQSQANELGSETEKFSQLLTAEISSSEELVKEVSVLKSECSNFKDCIERLRTLKSSCQNHGESCGADSGRLVLDLQLRWMKGISVVEDRIKELQNKVCLGFYERDYRFLHSELEALLQIVQEVKLGARDEMSLLNKVTSVDVKETRSTTLPNVEQPLPGLGLELDLYSPENLLHHIGIPPLVSQGTDSSVAIDAMKAKIFDLVREVDEAKVERENLLRKMDQMECYYEALVQELEENQKQMLAELQSLRNEHSNCLYTISNSKAEMELMRQDMSQRLLQLADERRDLDTLNKELERRAATSEAALKRARLNYSIAVDKLQKDLELLSSQVVSMFETNENLIKQAIPELSQSQFVGFADVVQNLEYDNTEQLQFQDQHVIAKKQTVSGDVLTDDLKRSLCLQEELYRKVEEELGDMYSVNLHLDIFSRVLLETVFEANANAAMMKRTRDEMAQQLEALNLNKEQMVVRLQVALEDVHILHEEKASCILRCNDLVLQNQSLEAEFVSLSKANCLLTEKVMELEAIMVQHTETQNRYEACVEENIALSTSLKQELLNNSSLQDEISFLKDNLVTVRSNSENLASANENLNADISFVQCKLSDMLLSYEKELSLLCNSSFHELELRDIRGLTMQLEEVQYSVCSKIPHLMQEKQNLESEKSVAEVSLNASRSEIISMKQKYKNDIQSMVAKFDVSTALVEKLQVELESVTNKLHLNSEVEEKYAQQNRELLDDLASFEVQLQNLVSKNGHISQEILGLNSIANEFEQNELIISELIQEKEDLATSLHNKAEEFAKLASEVNHLRVNLRTLQDDLQRERGLKDKLEGSVKNLTLQLNEKDDRLLDLEKQIGELVHFRQLASELEIEKSKLSHLLQQHDERAAKLQEELSCVPGLEGSVRDLASQLNDKHGRLLDLEKQNAEMVHFRQLASDLELEKSKLDQLLQQRDDHVIKLQEEVSRLSGLEDSVQGLASQLSEKNDRLLVLEKKNSELVHFRQLASDLEVEKSKLYQLLQQRDEHLINLQEQMSRLSGLEDSVQGLTSQLNEKNGRLLDLEKQNAELVHFKQLASELRVEKSRADQLLQQRDEHVAKLQEDLSCVYGLECTVRDLTSQLNEKHDRLLDLEKQNAELVNLKQLAADFEVEKCRLDQLVQQRDEHVAKLQEDLSCVSGLQCSVRDLTSQLNEKHDRLLDLEKQNAELKNFRQLAADFEVEKCRLDQLVQQRDEHVAKLQEDLSCVSGLESSVRDLTSQLNEENEKLLDLENQNADLVHFRKLASELGVEKFRLNHLLQQRSKQMEKLQQEVSYIPDLERHMLEVQEYAIASDVKFTVAMTHCETLDLKFVRQLKSSDGSIAELQKRCHDLQAKLNQCLASEACSIKENKELLSSLCSVRSDLEASTAQNNVLSDAKKEMMLENSLLKTNNYHFLEVEKLKNVLANAEEELNCLSLSKEELEIMVIVLRGKLGELHSYTVLKENKDEMVSLQLQCNELIHKCNELSHKLSEQALKTEEFKNLSIHLKELKDKADAECLRVREKRESEGPPVAMQESLRIVFIKEQYESKFQELKQQVTISKKHGEDMLLKLQDALDEIEGRKRSEALHLKKNEDLALKILSLESELQSLLSDKREIMKDRDRLKAELECAVLSLECCKEEKEKLEITLRERVREYSRIADELTLTREQLMSVTSSIVSKRENGQMGKVELVPNETNVHPSPYATPREDSSDAWNVKETTLFMDDRSEESSSPVKLLLTPDAASAGARATTGDSPLEGYSPPSNGRHIDFSTEQFGRRNLRSSMEHLHEELERMKRENSLIPEDHYSNPGIEILQNELVQLHKANEELRSMFPTFKDIASTGNALERVLALEIELAEALKAKNKPSMFQSSFLKQHSDDEAIFKSFRDINELIKEMLEIKEKHVVMENELREMHDRYSQLSLQFAEVEGERQKLKMTLKNVRASRTKLM, from the exons ATGTCGAGGATCACAAAGTGGAAGCTTGAGAAGAATAAAGTGAAAGTGGTCTTTCGACTTCAATTTAATGCTACTCAT ATACCACAATCTGGATGGGACAAGTTATTCATATCTTTTAGCCCTGCTGACTCTGGAAAAACAATTGCAAAGACAACCAAAGCCAATGTAAGAAATGGAACATGCAAATGGGCTGATCCAATTTATGAAACAACAAGGCTTCTTCAAGATGTCAAAACCAAACAATTTGATGAGAAGCTGTACAAACTTGTGGTTGCCATG GGTTCTTCACGGTCTGGTATCCTGGGTGAGGCAACAATTAATCTTGCTGAGTATGCTGAAGCAGCAAAACCTTCTTCTGTTCCTTTACCTCTTCAAGGATGCAATGCGGGAACAGTATTACAT GTCACAGTTCAGTTGCTAACATCTAAAACGGGATTCAG AGAATTTGAGCAGCAAAGGGAACTTAGGGAAAGAGGTTTGCCGTCAGGATATGAGAACAAGCATGATGACTCTGTTACTGGGAAAGTCCTATTTTCAGGAGAGACTGCCCATGATCACATTGATAAG GTTAGTTCTAGGGTCAGATTCAGACCAGAGGCTAAAGAACTCTCTTCTGTTGAGGAGGAAGTGGAACTAAACGAGGAAAATACTGACTTGACGGCTGGATTTGATGGCTCTTCCAACACTTCAGAGAGTCTATACGCCGAAAAGCATGATTCATCTAGTGCACATGAAACTGATAGTCAAGGCCTGCCGTCGGAGAAAGGTAATAAATCTGACAGTCAAGCAATGGCCCAGAATAGTAGTTCAGTTCATGGATGGGCATCAGATTGCTCAGTGGATAATGAATTGGCAATTGCTTATGAGGAGAATAATAGACTTAGAGCAAGCCTAGAATTGGCAGAATCATCAATTTTTGAGCTTAAGCTGGAGGTAAGCAGTCTGCAAAGTCAAGCTAATGAATTGGGTTCTGAAACAGAAAAGTTTTCTCAGCTACTCACTGCTGAGATATCCTCTAGTGAGGAGTTGGTGAAAGAGGTTTCTGTCCTTAAATCAGAatgttcaaatttcaaagattGTATTGAAAGACTAAGAACTTTGAAATCTAGCTGTCAAAATCATGGTGAAAGTTGTGGTGCTGATTCTGGCCGCTTAGTTCTAGATCTACAGCTAAGATGGATGAAAGGAATTTCAGTGGTTGAAGATAGAATCAAAGAACTTCAAAATAAAGTTTGTCTTGGATTCTATGAAAGAGATTACAGGTTTCTTCATTCGGAATTGGAGGCATTGCTTCAAATTGTACAGGAGGTCAAACTAGGAGCAAGAGATGAAATGTCATTGCTAAATAAAGTAACATCAGTGGATGTAAAGGAGACTAGATCGACAACTTTACCCAATGTCGAACAGCCTTTGCCAGGGCTTGGGTTGGAATTGGACCTTTATTCACCAGAAAATTTGCTTCATCATATTGGCATACCCCCGCTGGTGTCTCAAGGAACTGATTCCAGTGTTGCTATTGATGCAATGAAAGCCAAAATTTTTGATCTGGTAAGAGAAGTGGATGAGGCGAAGGTCGAAAGAGAAAATCTGTTGAGAAAAATGGATCAGATGGAGTGTTACTATGAAGCTCTTGTTCAAGAACTCGAGGAAAATCAGAAGCAAATGCTGGCAGAGTTGCAGAGTCTAAGGAATGAACATTCAAATTGCCTTTATACCATTTCAAATAGCAAAGCTGAAATGGAACTAATGCGACAAGATATGAGTCAGCGTCTGTTACAGCTTGCTGATGAGAGACGTGATTTGGATACACTAAATAAGGAGCTCGAGAGAAGAGCTGCTACTTCAGAAGCAGCTCTGAAAAGAGCCCGCTTGAATTATTCTATTGCAGTAGATAAGCTGCAAAAGGATTTGGAGCTTCTTTCATCACAGGTCGTGTCCATGTTTGAGACTAATGAAAACCTCATCAAGCAAGCAATTCCAGAACTTTCACAATCACAATTCGTTGGGTTTGCAGATGTTGTTCAGAATTTAGAATATGATAATACAGAGCAGTTGCAGTTTCAGGATCAACATGTGATTGCAAAGAAACAAACAGTCAGTGGAGATGTCCTCACTGATGACTTGAAAAGATCACTCTGCTTGCAGGAGGAGCTTTACAGGAAGGTTGAAGAAGAACTTGGTGATATGTATTCAGTTAACTTGCACTTGGATATATTCTCCAGGGTTTTACTTGAAACTGTGTTTGAAGCTAATGCGAATGCTGCAATGATGAAGAGAACTAGGGATGAAATGGCTCAGCAGTTGGAGGCTTTAAATCTCAACAAGGAGCAGATGGTGGTGAGATTGCAGGTTGCTTTGGAAGACGTTCACATTTTGCACGAGGAGAAAGCAAGTTGCATCCTCAGATGCAATGATCTTGTTCTGCAGAATCAATCTTTGGAAGCTGAATTCGTGAGTCTTTCGAAGGCAAATTGTCTCCTCACTGAGAAGGTCATGGAATTGGAAGCAATCATGGTGCAGCATACAGAAACACAGAATAGATATGAAGCTTGTGTGGAAGAAAATATAGCACTCTCCACTTCATTGAAGCAGGAATTGTTGAACAACAGTAGCCTTCAAGATGAGATTTCATTtctaaaggataatttggtaactGTCAGATCCAACTCAGAGAACTTGGCTTCTGCAAATGAAAATCTTAATGCAGATATTAGCTTTGTGCAGTGTAAGTTGTCCGATATGTTGCTATCTTATGAGAAGGAACTATCTCTTCTATGCAATTCCTCTTTCCATGAGTTGGAGCTCAGGGATATAAGAGGTCTCACCATGCAGCTGGAAGAGGTGCAGTATAGTGTGTGCAGCAAGATTCCTCATCTTATGCAGGAGAAGCAAAATCTAGAAAGTGAAAAATCAGTTGCTGAGGTGTCCTTGAATGCTAGTAGATCAGAAATAATTTCCATGAAGCAAAAGTATAAAAATGATATACAGAGTATGGTAGCTAAATTTGATGTGTCAACTGCACTCGTGGAGAAACTTCAGGTTGAACTTGAATCTGTGACCAATAAACTTCATCTCAACTCTGAAGTTGAAGAAAAATATGCACAACAGAACAGAGAGCTTCTGGATGATCTTGCTTCCTTTGAAGTCCAGCTACAAAATCTAGTCTCGAAGAACGGGCATATTTCTCAAGAGATCTTGGGCTTGAACTCTATAGCCAATGAGTTTGAGCAGAATGAATTAATCATTTCTGAACTAATACAAGAGAAGGAGGATCTCGCGACCTCTTTACACAACAAAGCTGAGGAATTTGCCAAGCTTGCATCAGAAGTTAATCATCTGAGAGTCAATTTGAGAACTCTGCAAGATGATTTGCAACGTGAGAGAGGTCTTAAGGATAAACTTGAGGGTTCAGTCAAAAATCTTACTTTGCAGTTGAATGAGAAGGATGACAGGTTACTGGATTTGGAAAAGCAAATTGGTGAACTGGTGCATTTCAGGCAGTTGGCGTCTGAGTTAGAGATTGAGAAATCTAAACTTAGCCATCTTTTGCAGCAGCATGATGAGCGTGCAGCGAAGCTTCAGGAGGAGTTATCCTGTGTGCCTGGTCTAGAGGGCTCTGTAAGAGATCTTGCTTCACAATTGAACGACAAGCATGGCAGGTTACTGGATTTGGAAAAGCAAAATGCTGAAATGGTGCATTTCAGGCAACTGGCATCAGACTTAGAATTGGAAAAATCTAAGCTTGATCAGCTTTTGCAGCAGCGTGATGACCATGTTATAAAGCTTCAGGAAGAGGTGTCCCGTCTTTCTGGTTTGGAGGACTCAGTGCAAGGACTTGCTTCTCAACTGAGCGAAAAGAATGACAGGTTACTggttttggaaaagaaaaattctGAGCTGGTGCATTTCAGGCAACTGGCATCAGATTTAGAAGTGGAAAAATCTAAACTTTATCAGCTTTTGCAGCAGCGTGATGAACATCTAATAAATCTTCAGGAACAGATGTCCCGTCTTTCTGGTTTAGAAGACTCGGTGCAAGGACTTACTTCTCAACTGAACGAGAAAAATGGCAGGTTACTAGATTTGGAAAAGCAAAATGCTGAGCTGGTGCATTTCAAGCAACTGGCATCAGAGTTAAGAGTGGAGAAATCAAGAGCTGATCAGCTCTTGCAGCAGCGCGATGAGCATGTGGCAAAGCTTCAGGAAGATTTGTCCTGTGTTTATGGTTTAGAGTGCACAGTTAGAGATCTTACTTCCCAATTGAATGAGAAGCATGACAGGTTACTGGACTTGGAAAAACAAAATGCTGAACTGGTGAATTTGAAGCAGCTGGCAGCAGATTTTGAAGTGGAGAAATGTAGACTTGACCAACTTGTGCAGCAGCGTGATGAGCATGTGGCTAAGCTTCAGGAAGATTTGTCCTGTGTTTCTGGTTTACAGTGCTCTGTTAGAGATCTTACTTCTCAATTGAATGAGAAGCATGACAGGTTACTGGACTTGGAAAAGCAAAATGCTGAACTTAAGAATTTCAGGCAGCTGGCAGCAGACTTTGAAGTGGAGAAATGTAGACTTGATCAACTTGTGCAGCAGCGTGATGAGCATGTGGCTAAGCTTCAGGAAGATTTGTCCTGTGTTTCTGGTTTAGAAAGCTCAGTGCGAGATCTTACTTCTCAATTGAACGAGGAGAATGAGAAGTTATTGGATTTGGAAAACCAAAATGCTGATCTGGTGCATTTCAGGAAGCTGGCATCAGAGTTAGGAGTGGAGAAATTTAGACTTAACCATCTTTTGCAGCAGCGAAGTAAGCAAATGGAGAAACTTCAGCAAGAGGTTTCCTATATTCCTGATCTTGAAAGGCACATGCTAGAAGTACAAGAGTATGCCATAGCTTCTGATGTTAAGTTCACAGTTGCCATGACTCACTGTGAAACTCTGGATCTAAAATTTGTGCGGCAGCTTAAATCATCTGATGGGTCCATTGCCGAGCTTCAGAAGAGATGTCATGATTTACAGGCCAAGTTGAATCAATGCCTTGCAAGTGAGGCTTGTTCGATTAAAGAAAACAAGGAGTTGCTAAGTTCTCTTTGTTCGGTTAGATCTGATTTAGAAGCTTCGACTGCTCAAAATAATGTTCTTTCAGATGCAAAGAAGGAGATGATGTTGGAGAATTCTCTCCTTAAAACTAATAATTATCATTTTCTTGAAGTAGAGAAGTTGAAGAACGTGCTGGCAAATGCCGAAGAAGAACTTAATTGCTTGTCACTCTCCAAGGAGGAACTGGAGATCATGGTGATTGTGCTCCGAGGTAAATTAGGTGAACTGCACTCCTACACGGTCTTAAAGGAGAACAAAGATGAAATGGTCAGCTTGCAGTTACAATGTAATGAGCTCATCCACAAGTGTAATGAGCTTAGTCACAAGCTCTCTGAGCAAGCCTTGAAAACAGAAGAGTTCAAAAACTTATCCATCCatttgaaggagcttaaggataAGGCTGATGCAGAATGTCTCCGGGTTCGCGAGAAAAGAGAATCTGAAGGACCACCTGTTGCTATGCAAGAATCCTTGCGAATAGTCTTTATAAAAGAGCAATATGAATCAAAGTTCCAAGAGTTGAAGCAACAAGTTACTATCTCCAAAAAGCACGGAGAAGATATGCTTTTGAAGTTACAAGACGCATTAGATGAGATCGAAGGCAGGAAGAGATCTGAAGCTTTGCACTTGAAGAAAAATGAAGACCTAGCTCTCAAAATCTTGTCTTTGGAATCTGAATTACAGTCTCTGCTTTCTGATAAGCGTGAAATAATGAAAGATCGTGACAGATTAAAGGCAGAATTGGAGTGTGCTGTTCTAAGTTTAGAGTGTTGCaaggaagaaaaggaaaaactcGAAATAACTTTGCGAGAACGAGTGAGAGAATACTCCAGAATTGCAGATGAACTTACTTTGACTAGAGAGCAGCTGATGAGCGTAACATCTTCTATTGTATCTAAGAGAGAAAATGGCCAGATGGGCAAAGTTGAACTTGTGCCTAATGAGACAAATGTACATCCTTCTCCTTATGCCACACCCCGAGAGGATTCATCTGATGCCTGGAATGTGAAGGAAACAACATTATTTATGGATGATAGAAGTGAAGAATCAAGCTCACCAGTGAAACTTCTACTCACCCCG